From the Candidatus Cloacimonadota bacterium genome, the window GACCTCTATCTTCTTATTAACCACCAACTTAAGTTGGTGGTTAATGAAACAGGAAAAAGTATTAACCGTTTTAACGGTTTCTAATTTTATTGAATTTGACCTTTTTAGAGTGGACTCATATTTGTTTGTTCACTGAAAACCCTCAATAAAATTGCATCTAATTATCCAAAATAAAAGAAGATAGAATTGTTTCAGAAAAAAAACAAAAAAAGATGTTGACAGAAAAACTACTATTTTGGTATTTGAATACCAGAATAAAGAAAAAGGTGAATAATGAGTAGTTTGCTTAATTTATCGGAAAGTGCTTTTTTAGCATTACACGGGATGGTTGTATTAGCTAAAGCAGCTCCGGAAAAAGTAAGAATTAAAGCACTTGCTTCAGAACTGAAAGCATCGGAAGCGCATCTGGCGAAAGTGTTTCAGCGTTTACAAAAAAGTGGTTTAGTGAAATCTACTCGCGGTCCAGCCGGTGGTTACAGCTTAATAACTGCTCCTGAAGAAATCAGTTTTCTGGATATTTACGAAGCAGTCGAGTCAAAGGTAAATATGAAAACCTGTCCTTTTGGGAAGTTAGATTGTATGTATGACTCTTGTATTTTTGATAGTTCTATAAGTGGATTATCACAAAACATTTATAGCACTTTTGCTAATTTGAAATTATCGGATTATTTGTAATAAATCGAAAAACATCTGAATGTCCGCAGGACTTCTCCCGAAAGCATTCGGGATTTTGGAAAGATAACATTCCGAAGATCTTCGCACATTCGGAAGTTAAAAAAGAGGAGATAAAAATGGAAATTAGAAATTACAAAAATTTGGAAGTAACACAAAATCCGCACGGGATCGATGCCTTTAAACTCTATGATAAAGATCCTGCCCAGATCATGCACTTGTATATGAGACCCGGAGAAAGTCTTAAACCACACAAAACTCCGGTAGATGTTGCTTTTTATATTTTGGAAGGAACTCCTTCTATAATGGTTGGAGAAGAAAAAGTTCAGGTTAAGAAAGATGATATCGTGGAAAGTCCGAAAAATATCGTGCATTGCATTTATAATGAAACGGATGAATTAGTGCGTGTTTTAGTAATGAAATTACCGAAACCGACAGCAAAGACTGTTATGGTGTAAGAAATTAGGCTCACGGATTACACGGATAAACACGGATTTTGAATATTTGTGTTATAATCCGTTTAATCCGTTCAATCCGTGAGCAATAAAAGAGAATAAAAATGAAATATTTTGAAGAAAACGATACGCTCTACGACATCGTGGAAAAGTTTCCGCAAACGATTCCGGTGTTTACTTCCAACGGATTTTCCCAAATGGGAGATGAAGAAAAGAGGAAACAATTTGCGAAATCGATTTCGCTGGAAATGGCATTGATGCTGAAGCAACTGGATGTTAAGATATTT encodes:
- a CDS encoding Rrf2 family transcriptional regulator, giving the protein MSSLLNLSESAFLALHGMVVLAKAAPEKVRIKALASELKASEAHLAKVFQRLQKSGLVKSTRGPAGGYSLITAPEEISFLDIYEAVESKVNMKTCPFGKLDCMYDSCIFDSSISGLSQNIYSTFANLKLSDYL
- a CDS encoding cupin domain-containing protein, with the protein product MEIRNYKNLEVTQNPHGIDAFKLYDKDPAQIMHLYMRPGESLKPHKTPVDVAFYILEGTPSIMVGEEKVQVKKDDIVESPKNIVHCIYNETDELVRVLVMKLPKPTAKTVMV